CAACGCGGCCGCCGCCGCCAGCTTGGCCTTGTCGGCACTGGTGTTGACGGTTTGAACTTCGGAAGTGGCCATGAGGATCCAGACGATTCAGTACAAAACTCGCATCTAAAGCCCAAAAAAGGCAAGAGGCTTGAGACACGCAAGCCCACCAGAGGTCTTGACGACTTCGGCGGGCTTGTAAAACCACAAAACAGTTCGGAATCAGATTCCGGCGTTGCCCTGTTCGGTGGCAGGGGCAGTAGGAATCGAACCTACAACCTTCGGTTTTGGAGACCGACGCTCTGCCAATTGAGCTATACCCCTACTGGCTTGTGCCCCCAGGAGGGCGATTACTCGATGATCTTGGCGACGACGCCGGCGCCGACGGTGCGACCGCCTTCACGGATGGCGAAGCGCAGACCTTCTTCCATGGCGATCGGGGCAATCAGCTTGACCGTGATCGACACGTTGTCACCCGGCATGACCATTTCCTTGCCTTCGGGCAGCTCGATGGAGCCGGTCACGTCGGTGGTGCGGAAATAGAACTGCGGGCGGTAGTTGTTGAAGAACGGGGTGTGACGGCCGCCTTCGTCCTTGGACAGCACGTAGACCTCACCGGTGAAGTGGGTGTGCGGCTTGATGGAGCCGGGCTTGCACAGCACTTGGCCGCGCTGCACATCTTCGCGCTTGGTGCCGCGCAGCAGGATACCGACGTTGTCGCCGGCCTGACCCTGGTCGAGCAGCTTGCGGAACATTTCCACGCCGGTGCAGGTGGTCTTCTGGGTGGTGGAGATGCCGACGATTTCGATTTCTTCACCGACCTTGATGATGCCGCGCTCGATACGACCGGTCACGACGGTGCCGCGGCCGGAGATGGAGAACACGTCTTCCACGGGCATCAGGAAGGCACCGTCCACCGCGCGCTCGGGCGTGGGGATGTAGGTGTCCAGGGCGTCGGCCAGCTTCATGATGGCTTCTTCACCCAGAGGACCCTTGTCGCCTTCGAGGGCGAGCTTGGCCGAACCATGGATGATGGGGGTGGCGTCGCCGGGGAAGTCGTACTTGTCCAGGAGTTCGCGCACTTCCATTTCAACGAGTTCGAGCAGCTCGGCGTCGTCGACCATGTCGCACTTGTTCAGGAACACGATGATGTAAGGCACGCCGACCTGGCGGGCCAGCAGGATGTGTTCGCGGGTCTGGGGCATGGGGCCGTCGGCGGCGGAGCACACCAGCACGGCGCCGTCCATCTGGGCGGCACCGGTGATCATGTTCTTGACGTAGTCGGCGTGGCCGGGGCAGTCGACGTGGGCGTAGTGGCGGTTGGCCGTTTCGTATTCCACGTGGGCGGTGTTGATGGTGATGCCGCGCGCTTTTTCCTCGGGCGCCGCGTCGATCTGGTCGTAGGCCTTGGCCGAACCGCCGAACTTGGCCGCCAGCACGGTGGTGATGGCCGCCGTCAGCGTGGTCTTGCCGTGGTCAACGTGACCAATGGTGCCCACGTTCACGTGCGGCTTGGTCCGCTCAAATTTCTCTTTTGCCATTTTTCAGCTCCAAAATCAAAATTGCCGAAACACCAGAACAAATATGGTGCCCTTGGCGGGAATCGGACCCGCGACCTCTCCCTTACCAAGGGAGTGCTCTACCACTGAGCCACAAGGGCCAAGACACCCGGACAACCCGGACATCTCAGAAAACTGTTCGCACCATCAACAACCGAAGCAATCTGGAGCGGGAGACGGGAATCGAACCCGCGTCATCAGCTTGGAAGGCTGGGGTTCTACCATTGAACTACTCCCGCCCGAAGGAACCAGACCTCTTGGCCTGAAACACTTTGAACGCGACATCCCAATCGCTCTTGCATCACATCCGTTGCTGGTGGAGGGGGCTGGATTCGAACCAGCGTACGCGTAAGCGGGCAGATTTACAGTCTGCTGCCTTTAACCACTCGGCCACCCCTCCATAGCGCAGCCCAGCATTATGCCACGGTTTTTTGGCCTATGTCAGCAACATTGTTCGTTGTTCACCAATCAATCGCCGGTCCGCCTTGGGCGGTCAGCCAGCGGTTCACGGCACCAAAATGGCCGGATCCGATGAACGGTACAGGGCCCCGGCTGGCGGACAAAGGCGAAGGGTGGTTGGCGGACAGCATCAAGTGGCGGGCCCCATCGATCAGACCCAGCTTCTTCTGGGCGTGTGCGCCCCAGAGCAGAAACACCTTGGGCAGCCCGGACTCGCTGCAACGACGGATGACCGCGTCGGTCAGCACCTCCCAGCCCTGCCCGGCGTGGCTGGCGGGCTGACCGTCTTCCACCGTCAGGCAGGTGTTGAGCAGCAGCACCCCTTGTTGTGCCCAGCGCACCAGCGAACCATGGGTGGGCGCCGGCAGCCCCAGATCGCGCTGCAGTTCCTTGAACATGTTGCGCAGGCTGGGCGGAATCTTCACCCCCGGAGGCACGGAAAACGCCAGCCCCTCGGCCTGGCCAGGGCCGTGGTATGGGTCCTGGCCCAGAATCACGACCCGGACCTGCGCAAGCGGCGTCAACTCCAGCGCCCGCAGTGGTCGCGGCGGGTAGATGAGAGCCCCCAAGGCCAGGCGCTGGCGCAAAAAGCCCAGCAAGCCCTGTCCTGTGGATGACATCCAGAAGTCGTCGACCAGGGGCGACCAGTCGGCCGAAACCGGCCAGCGCACCGGATCGGCCAACAGCAATTGCCGAGCCGAATCGCCCAGGACTACCCCGGAATCGCCCCAATCCAGCGCGCCTTGCATCGCGTAACTCAGGCAAACAGCTCGGCCAGCGCCAGGCCCGGCTCGGGCGCCCGCATGAAGGCCTCGCCAACCAGGAAGGCGTGCACGCCAGCGGCGCGCATTTTCATCACATCCTCACGCCCCAGGATGCCCGACTCGGTAACCAGCAGGCGGTCGGACGGCACATCGGGCAGCATGTCCAGCGTGGTCTGCAGCGTGACGTCGAAGGTCCGCAGGTTGCGGTTGTTGATGCCCACCAGCGGGGTTCTGAGCTTGAGCGCACGCTGCAGTTCGTCGCGATCGTGCACCTCGACCAGCACCGCCATGTTCAGCCCCTGCGCCAGCGCTTCCAGATCGGCCATCTGCGCGTCGTCCAGGCAGGCCGCGATCAGCAGGATGGCATCGGCCCCCATGGCGCGGGCTTCGTAGATCTGGTACGGGTCCACCATGAAGTCCTTGCGCAGCACCGGCAGGTCGCAGCTGGCGCGGGCCTGCTTCAGGTAGTCGGCGCTGCCCTGGAAAAACTGGCGGTCGGTCAACACCGACAGGCAGGCGGCGCTGACCTTGCCGTTGCCTTCGGCGTAGCTCTGGGCAATGTCGGCCGGGATGAACTCTTCGCGCAACACGCCCTTGCTCGGGCTGGCCTTCTTGATTTCGGCGATCACCGCGGCCTGGCTTGCGGCGATCTTGGCGCGCAGCGCGCCCTCGAAGTCGCGCGTCAGCACCCGGCTTTCGGCGTCGAAGCGCACCACGTCCAGCGGCTTCTTCTGGCGCGCGGCGGCGATTTCCTCGTGCTTGACGGCCACGATCTTGTTGAGGATGTCACTCATGGGTTTCGTTTTCCTGGGGTGGGGGCGCCTGCAGCACCTTCTTGATGACCCGGTGCATCACCACACCGGCCACGATGAACAGCAGCGAGACGCCAATGGCGATCCAGGCGCCTTCGTTCTGCAACCAGACGGGCATATGCCTCTCCTTCAGGGGCCGGTGCCGGCGGTCGCGGTCTGGGTGAAGGCCTGCAACTCGGCCAGCTTGGCGGCCGCGGCGCCCGATTCGATGGTGCGCCGTGCCAGGGCAATGCCCTGCCCCATGTCGTCGCAGACGTTGGCAGCGTACAGCGCCGCGCCGGCGTTGAGCGCCACGATGTCGCGCGCCGCCTTGAGCGCAGGCTCATCGCGGCGGTCCAGCACGCCCAGCAGCATGGCCTTGGAGTCTTCGGGCGTCTCCACGCGCAGCGCGCGGCTGCTCGCCATGGTGAGGCCAAAGTCCTCGGGGTGGATTTCGTATTCGGTGATCTCGCCGTTCTTCAGCTCCCCCACCATGGTGGCGGCGCCCAGCGAGACCTCGTCCATGCCATCGCGGCCATAGACCACCACGGCATGGTCGGCGCCCAGGCGCTGCAACGCACGCACCTGGATGCCCACCAGATCGGGGTGGAACACGCCCATGAGAATGTTCGGCGCCGAGGCGGGGTTGGTGAGCGGCCCGAGGATGTTGAAGATGGTCTTGATGCCCAGCTCGCGGCGCACCGGCGCCACGTTCTTCATGGCCGGATGGTGGTTGGGCGCGAACATGAAACCCACGCCCACCTCCTCAATACAGCGCGCGATGGCATCGGGCGGCAGGTTGATGTTGACGCCCAGGCTCTCCAGCACATCGGCGCTGCCGCTCTTGCTGGACACGCTGCGCCCACCGTGCTTGCTGACCTTGGCGCCCGCGGCCGCGGCCACGAACATGGAGCAGGTGGAGATGTTGAAGGTGTGCGAGCCGTCGCCGCCGGTGCCCACGATGTCCACCAGGTGCGTCTTGTCGGCCACGTTCACCTTGGTGGAGAACTCGCGCATCACCTGCGCGGCCGCGGTGATCTCGCCGATGGTCTCCTTCTTCACGCGCAGGCCGGTGATGAGCGCGGCCATCATGACCGGCGACATCTCACCGCTCATGATCAGGCGCATCAGGTGCAGCATCTCGTCGTGGAAGATTTCGCGATGCTCGATGGTGCGCTGCAGGGCCTCCTGCGGGGTGATCTTGTGGCTGTGGGGCATGGGTGTCTCCAGAACTTAGCGAGAAGGATTGTCCGACATGGCCAGTTTGAGGCCAAAGCCGACGAACATGACACCCGCGGCGCGGTCCAGCCAGTGCATGGTGCGCCGAACAGCGCGGGCGCGACGGGCCATCCAGGCGGCAGCCAGCGCCCAGCCGATGTTGACGGGAATGGCGTTGACATTGAACAGCGTGCCCAGCGCCAGAAACACCCAGGTCGTGTGCTCGACGTTGGGGGCGATGAACTGCGGCACGAAGGCCAGGAAAAAGATGGCCACTTTGGGGTTGAGCACGTTGGTCCAGAAGCCCCCGCTGAACACGCGTCGCAGATCGACGGACACCAGCGGCGCACCCGTCAGGGTATCGGCGTCCAGTGGGCCGCCGCTCGCCCGCGAGTGCAGCAGCTTCACGCCCACATACAGCAGATACGCCGCACCGGCCCACTTGAGCAGGTTGAAGGCCGTGGCCGATGCCGCCAACAAGGCGCCCACGCCCAAGGCCGCCGCAACGATGTGAACGAAACAGCCCGCCGTGATACCGAGTCCGGCCACGATGCCCGCACGCGCCCCGCTGCGCAGCGAGTGCGTGACGACGTACAGCACATCGGGGCCGGGCGTGAGGTTGAGCAGCCAACCCGCAGCGATGAACAGCAGGAGTTGCGAAGTGTCGGGCATGGTGCTCTCCTGCGGAGGGAGGTCAGTAAGGGCCGGAGCGAGAGGCGCTCGCCTCACCTGCAGGCGCCTCGGCAAAGAAGCGACGCACCGTGGCGATGGTGTGATCGATGCCAGCCGCGTCCACGTCCAGGTGGGTCACGAAACGCAGGCCGATCAGACCGGTGGCGAGCACGCCGTTCGCTTTCAGAAAATCCAGCAGCGCCGGGCCACGGCCATCGGCCACGTCGACAAAGACGATGTTGGTCTGGGCCGACTTCACCGTCAGGCCGTCGATCCCGCGCAGGCCATCGGCCAGTCTGCGGGCGTTGGCGTGGTCGTCGGCGAGCCGGTCCACATGGTGGTCCAGCGCGTGCAAGGCGCAGGCGGCCAGCAGCCCGGCCTGACGCAGGCCGCCGCCGGCCATCTTGCGGATGCGGCGGGCGCTCTGGATCAGCGCCTGCGAACCACACAGCGCGGAGCCCACCGGTGCACCCAGGCCCTTGCTGAAGCAGACCGAGAGGCTGTCGAACTGATCGGCGATCTCGCGCAGGCGATCGAAGGCGCCCTGCCCCGTCGCGGCCGAGGCGACGGAAGCGTTGAACACCCGCGCGCCGTCCAGATGCGTGGCCAGCCCGTGCGCGCGCGCCAGCTGCGTCGCCCCCTGCAGGTAGTCGTCGGGCATCACATGGCCGTTCCAGGTATTTTCCAGACACAGCAGGCGGGTGCGCGCGAAATGCGGGTCGTCCGGCTTGATGGCGGCAGCGATGTCGGCCAACGCCATGCGGCCCTGCGGATCCTGCGTCAGCGGCTGCGGCTGCACGCTGCCGAAGACCGCGGCACCGCCGCCCTCGTAGCGGTAGGTGTGGGCCAGTTGGCCCACGATGTATTCGTCACCCCGGCCACAGTGCGCCAGGATGCCGCAGAGGTTGCTCTGCGTGCCCGAGGGCATGAAGAGCGCGGCTTCCTTGCCGGTGAGGGCCGCGATGCGCTCCTGCAGCGCGTTGACCGTCGGGTCGTCACCGAACACGTCGTCGCCCAACGGGGCGGCCATCATGGCCGCGCGCATGGCGGCGGTCGGTTGCGTGACGGTGTCGCTTCTGAGATCAACGATTTTCATGCTTGCTCTAAAAAGTTCTTGAGCATGGCGTGTCCATGCTCGGTGAGGATGCTCTCCGGGTGGAACTGCACGCCTTCGATGGCCAGGGTCTTGTGCTTCACGCCCATGATCTCGCCGTCCGGTGTCCAGGCCGTGACCCTCAGGCAGTCGGGGCAGCTCTCGCGCTCAATCGCCAGCGAGTGGTAGCGGTTGACGATGAACCGCTCCGGCAGGTTCGCGAACACACCTTCCTGCGTGGTGGTGATGACGCTGGTCTTGCCGTGCATCAGCTCCTGTGCCCGGATGATCTTGCCGCCAAAGGCCGCGCCGATGCTCTGGTGGCCCAGGCACACGCCGAGGATGGGCAGCTTGCCGGCGAAGTGCTGGATCGCTGCCACCGAGATGCCGGCTTCGGCCGGCGAGCAGGGGCCGGGCGAGATCACGAGGCGGTTGACCTGCCCCGCGTCCACACGGCGCTGGATCTCGTCGACCGTGATCTCATCGTTGCGCACCACGGTCACGTCGGCGCCGAGTTCACCGAAGTACTGCACGATGTTGTAGGTGAAGGAGTCGTAGTTGTCGACCATCAGGAGTTGAATAGGTTTGCTCATGGTGTTCACTCCAGGCCTTCTTCCACCAGTTCCGCCGCACGCAGCAGCGCACGGGCCTTGTGTTCGGTTTCCCTCCACTCCATCTCGGGAATGGAATCGGCCACGACACCGGCGGCGGCCTGCACGTAGAGTGTCTGGTTCTTGATGATGCCGGTGCGGATGGCGATGGCCACGTCCATGTCGCCGGCGTAGCTGAGGTAGCCACAGGCGCCGCCGTAGAGGCCGCGCTTGGTGGGCTCCAACTGGTCGATCAGCTCCATGGCGTGCACCTTGGGCGCGCCGGTCAGCGTGCCGGCCGGGAAGGTGGCCTTGAGCACGTCCATGTTGGTCATACCGTCCACCAGCGTGCCTTCGACGTTGCTCACGATGTGCATCACGTGGCTGTAACGCTCCACCGCGAAGGCTTCGGTCACTTTCACCGAGCCGATCTTGGCGATGCGGCCGATGTCGTTGCGCGCGAGATCGATCAGCATCACGTGCTCGGCGCGCTCCTTCGGGTCGTTCACCAGCTCGATCTCAGTGGCCTTGTCTTTCTCGGGCGTGGCGCCGCGTGGTCGGGTGCCGGCGAGCGGCCGGATGATGACCTTCTGGCCCTCGTCCACCTGCTCCTGCCGCACCAGGATCTCCGGCGAGGCCCCCACCACGTGGAAGTCGCCAAAGTGGTAGTAGTACATGTACGGCGACGGGTTGAGCGAACGCAGCGCGCGGTAGAGCGAGAGCGGCGACTCGGTGT
This Hydrogenophaga taeniospiralis DNA region includes the following protein-coding sequences:
- the tuf gene encoding elongation factor Tu, which gives rise to MAKEKFERTKPHVNVGTIGHVDHGKTTLTAAITTVLAAKFGGSAKAYDQIDAAPEEKARGITINTAHVEYETANRHYAHVDCPGHADYVKNMITGAAQMDGAVLVCSAADGPMPQTREHILLARQVGVPYIIVFLNKCDMVDDAELLELVEMEVRELLDKYDFPGDATPIIHGSAKLALEGDKGPLGEEAIMKLADALDTYIPTPERAVDGAFLMPVEDVFSISGRGTVVTGRIERGIIKVGEEIEIVGISTTQKTTCTGVEMFRKLLDQGQAGDNVGILLRGTKREDVQRGQVLCKPGSIKPHTHFTGEVYVLSKDEGGRHTPFFNNYRPQFYFRTTDVTGSIELPEGKEMVMPGDNVSITVKLIAPIAMEEGLRFAIREGGRTVGAGVVAKIIE
- a CDS encoding uracil-DNA glycosylase, whose translation is MQGALDWGDSGVVLGDSARQLLLADPVRWPVSADWSPLVDDFWMSSTGQGLLGFLRQRLALGALIYPPRPLRALELTPLAQVRVVILGQDPYHGPGQAEGLAFSVPPGVKIPPSLRNMFKELQRDLGLPAPTHGSLVRWAQQGVLLLNTCLTVEDGQPASHAGQGWEVLTDAVIRRCSESGLPKVFLLWGAHAQKKLGLIDGARHLMLSANHPSPLSASRGPVPFIGSGHFGAVNRWLTAQGGPAIDW
- the trpC gene encoding indole-3-glycerol phosphate synthase TrpC, giving the protein MSDILNKIVAVKHEEIAAARQKKPLDVVRFDAESRVLTRDFEGALRAKIAASQAAVIAEIKKASPSKGVLREEFIPADIAQSYAEGNGKVSAACLSVLTDRQFFQGSADYLKQARASCDLPVLRKDFMVDPYQIYEARAMGADAILLIAACLDDAQMADLEALAQGLNMAVLVEVHDRDELQRALKLRTPLVGINNRNLRTFDVTLQTTLDMLPDVPSDRLLVTESGILGREDVMKMRAAGVHAFLVGEAFMRAPEPGLALAELFA
- the trpD gene encoding anthranilate phosphoribosyltransferase, translated to MPHSHKITPQEALQRTIEHREIFHDEMLHLMRLIMSGEMSPVMMAALITGLRVKKETIGEITAAAQVMREFSTKVNVADKTHLVDIVGTGGDGSHTFNISTCSMFVAAAAGAKVSKHGGRSVSSKSGSADVLESLGVNINLPPDAIARCIEEVGVGFMFAPNHHPAMKNVAPVRRELGIKTIFNILGPLTNPASAPNILMGVFHPDLVGIQVRALQRLGADHAVVVYGRDGMDEVSLGAATMVGELKNGEITEYEIHPEDFGLTMASSRALRVETPEDSKAMLLGVLDRRDEPALKAARDIVALNAGAALYAANVCDDMGQGIALARRTIESGAAAAKLAELQAFTQTATAGTGP
- a CDS encoding LysE family translocator gives rise to the protein MPDTSQLLLFIAAGWLLNLTPGPDVLYVVTHSLRSGARAGIVAGLGITAGCFVHIVAAALGVGALLAASATAFNLLKWAGAAYLLYVGVKLLHSRASGGPLDADTLTGAPLVSVDLRRVFSGGFWTNVLNPKVAIFFLAFVPQFIAPNVEHTTWVFLALGTLFNVNAIPVNIGWALAAAWMARRARAVRRTMHWLDRAAGVMFVGFGLKLAMSDNPSR
- the ltaE gene encoding low-specificity L-threonine aldolase, yielding MKIVDLRSDTVTQPTAAMRAAMMAAPLGDDVFGDDPTVNALQERIAALTGKEAALFMPSGTQSNLCGILAHCGRGDEYIVGQLAHTYRYEGGGAAVFGSVQPQPLTQDPQGRMALADIAAAIKPDDPHFARTRLLCLENTWNGHVMPDDYLQGATQLARAHGLATHLDGARVFNASVASAATGQGAFDRLREIADQFDSLSVCFSKGLGAPVGSALCGSQALIQSARRIRKMAGGGLRQAGLLAACALHALDHHVDRLADDHANARRLADGLRGIDGLTVKSAQTNIVFVDVADGRGPALLDFLKANGVLATGLIGLRFVTHLDVDAAGIDHTIATVRRFFAEAPAGEASASRSGPY
- a CDS encoding anthranilate synthase component II produces the protein MSKPIQLLMVDNYDSFTYNIVQYFGELGADVTVVRNDEITVDEIQRRVDAGQVNRLVISPGPCSPAEAGISVAAIQHFAGKLPILGVCLGHQSIGAAFGGKIIRAQELMHGKTSVITTTQEGVFANLPERFIVNRYHSLAIERESCPDCLRVTAWTPDGEIMGVKHKTLAIEGVQFHPESILTEHGHAMLKNFLEQA